In the genome of Gadus chalcogrammus isolate NIFS_2021 chromosome 21, NIFS_Gcha_1.0, whole genome shotgun sequence, one region contains:
- the faxca gene encoding failed axon connections homolog isoform X2, with the protein MYWRVGFAWTRSCVLDLGLNGSFSGGLDEPLYGYGYIIACPLQDYGGIMSALGSDSWWRKTLYLTGGALLAAAAYLLHELLYIRKEEELDSKDAIILHQFSRPRTGGPSLSPFCLKMETYLRMVDLPYQGKMPWIEYNREQVYGNEFIIDFLEERLGVGLNKNLSPQEEAVSRAVTKMVEEHFYWTIAYCQWVDNLEETQKMLAVCGPLSDLLQWILSHLTGGIVQREMYGHGIGRFSEEEVYALMEKDMRTLATLLGDKKYLMGSRPSTVDAAVFSHLAPAMWTLPGTRPEQLIKGELINLAMYCERIRRRFWPEWFVDLEDLCYRDDTDDSDTDLPDLGLYSRTDTFQDDTHTHMHTPHTHMHTPPPAHTHGHGPCSRAHTAPPLAPFLAPPLELHSPDSDRTGHSLYDSDMDTECSEMEPLK; encoded by the exons ATGTACTGGCGCGTCGGGTTCGCGTGGACGCGGTCGTGTGTGCTGGATCTCGGCCTGAACGGGAGCTTCTCGGGGGGGCTGGACGAGCCGCTGTACGGGTACGGGTACATCATCGCCTGCCCCTTGCAGGACTACGGCGGGATCATGTCAGCTCTCGGCTCCGACTCGTGGTGGAGAAAAACGCTGTATCTGACAGGAGGGGCTCTGCTGGCGGCCGCTGCTTACCTTCTGCATGAGCTCCTCTACATCAG gaaggaggaagagctgGACTCTAAAGATGCGATCATCCTCCACCAGTTCTCGAGGCCTCGGACTGGCGGCCCGTCCCTGTCCCCCTTCTGCCTCAAGATGGAGACCTACCTGCGCATGGTGGACCTGCCCTATCAG GGCAAGATGCCGTGGATCGAGTACAACCGGGAGCAGGTGTACGGCAACGAGTTCATCATCGACTTCCTGGAGGAGCGACTGGGCGTGGGCCTCAACAAGAACCTGAGCCCCCAGGAGGAGGCAGTGTCCCGGGCCGTCACCAAGATGGTGGAGGAGCACTTCTACTG gacCATCGCCTACTGCCAGTGGGTGGacaacctggaggagacccaGAAGATGCTGGCGGTGTGCGGGCCGCTAAGCGACCTGCTCCAGTGGATCCTGAGTCACCTGACCGGCGGCATCGTGCAGCGGGAGATGTACGGCCACGGGATTGGCCGCTTCTCCGAGGAGGAAGTGTACGCCCTAATGGAGAAGGATATGCGCACGCTGGCCACCCTGCTGG GGGACAAGAAGTACCTTATGGGCTCCCGGCCCTCCACGGTGGACGCAGCCGTCTTCAGTCACCTGGCCCCCGCCATGTGGACACTCCCAGGGACCCGGCCTGAGCAGCTCATCaaag GCGAGCTCATCAACCTGGCCATGTACTGCGAGCGGATCCGCAGGCGCTTCTGGCCCGAGTGGTTCGTGGACCTGGAGGACCTCTGTTACCGTGACGACACGGACGACAGCGACACCGACCTGCCCGACCTGGGCCTGTACTCGCGCACGGACACCTTCCAGGacgacacgcacacgcacatgcacacgccgcacacgcacatgcacacgccgccgcccgcacacacgcacggccaCGGGCCATGctcgcgcgcacacaccgccCCGCCGCTCGCTCCGTTCCTCGCCCCGCCGCTGGAGCTGCACTCTCCCGACAGCGACCGCACGGGACACTCGCTGTACGACTCGGACATGGACACGGAGTGCTCCGAGATGGAGCCGCTCAAGTGA
- the faxca gene encoding failed axon connections homolog isoform X1, with product MYWRVGFAWTRSCVLDLGLNGSFSGGLDEPLYGYGYIIACPLQDYGGIMSALGSDSWWRKTLYLTGGALLAAAAYLLHELLYIRKEEELDSKDAIILHQFSRPRTGGPSLSPFCLKMETYLRMVDLPYQNYFDGKLSPQGKMPWIEYNREQVYGNEFIIDFLEERLGVGLNKNLSPQEEAVSRAVTKMVEEHFYWTIAYCQWVDNLEETQKMLAVCGPLSDLLQWILSHLTGGIVQREMYGHGIGRFSEEEVYALMEKDMRTLATLLGDKKYLMGSRPSTVDAAVFSHLAPAMWTLPGTRPEQLIKGELINLAMYCERIRRRFWPEWFVDLEDLCYRDDTDDSDTDLPDLGLYSRTDTFQDDTHTHMHTPHTHMHTPPPAHTHGHGPCSRAHTAPPLAPFLAPPLELHSPDSDRTGHSLYDSDMDTECSEMEPLK from the exons ATGTACTGGCGCGTCGGGTTCGCGTGGACGCGGTCGTGTGTGCTGGATCTCGGCCTGAACGGGAGCTTCTCGGGGGGGCTGGACGAGCCGCTGTACGGGTACGGGTACATCATCGCCTGCCCCTTGCAGGACTACGGCGGGATCATGTCAGCTCTCGGCTCCGACTCGTGGTGGAGAAAAACGCTGTATCTGACAGGAGGGGCTCTGCTGGCGGCCGCTGCTTACCTTCTGCATGAGCTCCTCTACATCAG gaaggaggaagagctgGACTCTAAAGATGCGATCATCCTCCACCAGTTCTCGAGGCCTCGGACTGGCGGCCCGTCCCTGTCCCCCTTCTGCCTCAAGATGGAGACCTACCTGCGCATGGTGGACCTGCCCTATCAG AACTACTTTGACGGGAAGCTGTCGCCGCAGGGCAAGATGCCGTGGATCGAGTACAACCGGGAGCAGGTGTACGGCAACGAGTTCATCATCGACTTCCTGGAGGAGCGACTGGGCGTGGGCCTCAACAAGAACCTGAGCCCCCAGGAGGAGGCAGTGTCCCGGGCCGTCACCAAGATGGTGGAGGAGCACTTCTACTG gacCATCGCCTACTGCCAGTGGGTGGacaacctggaggagacccaGAAGATGCTGGCGGTGTGCGGGCCGCTAAGCGACCTGCTCCAGTGGATCCTGAGTCACCTGACCGGCGGCATCGTGCAGCGGGAGATGTACGGCCACGGGATTGGCCGCTTCTCCGAGGAGGAAGTGTACGCCCTAATGGAGAAGGATATGCGCACGCTGGCCACCCTGCTGG GGGACAAGAAGTACCTTATGGGCTCCCGGCCCTCCACGGTGGACGCAGCCGTCTTCAGTCACCTGGCCCCCGCCATGTGGACACTCCCAGGGACCCGGCCTGAGCAGCTCATCaaag GCGAGCTCATCAACCTGGCCATGTACTGCGAGCGGATCCGCAGGCGCTTCTGGCCCGAGTGGTTCGTGGACCTGGAGGACCTCTGTTACCGTGACGACACGGACGACAGCGACACCGACCTGCCCGACCTGGGCCTGTACTCGCGCACGGACACCTTCCAGGacgacacgcacacgcacatgcacacgccgcacacgcacatgcacacgccgccgcccgcacacacgcacggccaCGGGCCATGctcgcgcgcacacaccgccCCGCCGCTCGCTCCGTTCCTCGCCCCGCCGCTGGAGCTGCACTCTCCCGACAGCGACCGCACGGGACACTCGCTGTACGACTCGGACATGGACACGGAGTGCTCCGAGATGGAGCCGCTCAAGTGA